From one Sciurus carolinensis chromosome 9, mSciCar1.2, whole genome shotgun sequence genomic stretch:
- the Glyctk gene encoding glycerate kinase, translated as MAATLQVLPCLVRAPLRPLLWGTPVARRASGMALAEHAQQLFESAVGAVQPGPMLQRALSLDPDGRQLKVRDRSFQLRQNLYLVGFGKAVLGMAAATEELLGQHLVQGVISVPKGIRAAMERVGKQEMLLKPHSRVQVFEGAENNLPDHDALRAALAIQQLAEGLTADDLLLVLISGGGSALLPAPIPPVTLEEKQMLTKLLAARGATIQELNTMRKALSQLKGGGLAQAAYPAQVVSLILSDVVGDPVEVIASGPTVASAHNVQDCLHILNRYGLRSALPRSVKTVLARADSDPRGPHTCGHVLNVIIGSNTLALTEAQKQAEVLGYRALVLSTAMQGDVKNVAQFYGLLARVAGARLISSTAGISVEEDAKLHELAAEFQLSDLRLEEVLKAVAEARGPVCLLAGGEPTVQLQGSGKGGRNQELALRVGVELERWPLGPIDVLFLSGGTDGQDGPTEAAGAWVVPELPIQAAAEGLDVATFLAHNDSYTFFCRLQGGAHLLYTGLTGTNVMDTHLLFLRPQ; from the exons ATGGCTGCCACCCTGCAGGTCCTGCCCTGTCTGGTTCGAGCCCCCTTGCGTCCACTTCTCTGGGGGACTCCAGTGGCCCGGCGGGCCAGTGGCATGGCATTGGCAGAGCATGCGCAACAGCTGTTTGAGAGTGCTGTGGGTGCCGTGCAGCCAGGTCCCATGTTGCAAAGGGCACTGTCTTTGGACCCTGATGGCAGACAGCTGAAGGTTCGGGACCGGAGCTTTCAGCTGCGGCAAAACCTTTACCTAGTGGGCTTTGGCAAGGCTGTACTGGGCATGGCAGCTGCAACTGAGGAGCTACTGGGCCAGCATCTTGTGCAGGGTGTGATCAGCGTTCCCAAGGGGATCCGTGCTGCCATGGAACGTGTTGGCAAACA GGAGATGTTGCTGAAGCCACACAGCCGTGTCCAGGTATTTGAGGGTGCAGAGAACAACTTACCGGATCATGATGCTCTGCGGGCTGCACTCGCCATCCAGCAGCTGGCTGAGGGACTTACAGCTGATGACCTGTTGCTTGTGCTCATTTCAG GTGGGGGCTCTGCCTTGCTGCCTGCCCCCATCCCTCCTGTCACATTGGAGGAGAAGCAGATGCTCACCAAGCTGCTGGCAGCCCGTGGAGCCACCATCCAGGAGCTGAACACCATGCGGAAGGCCCTGTCACAACTCAAGGGTGGAGGGCTGGCTCAGGCTGCCTACCCTGCCCAG GTGGTGAGTCTGATCCTGTCAGATGTGGTGGGGGATCCTGTGGAGGTCATTGCCAGTGGCCCCACTGTAGCCAGCGCCCACAATGTTCAAGACTGTCTGCACATCCTCAATCGCTATGGCCTTCGTTCTGCCCTGCCACGTTCTGTGAAGACTGTGCTCGCTCGGGCTGACTCAGACCCCCGTGGGCCACACACCTGTGGTCATGTCCTTAATGTGATCATTGGCTCTAATACCCTGGCATTGACTGAGGCTCAGAAGCAGGCTGAGGTGCTGGGCTACCGGGCCTTGGTCCTGAGCACAGCCATGCAGGGTGATGTGAAAAATGTGGCCCAGTTCTACGGACTGCTAGCCCGAGTGGCTGGAGCCCGCCTCATCTCATCCACAGCTGGTATTTCTGTGGAGGAAGATGCAAAACTCCATGAGCTGGCTGCTGAGTTCCAGCTCTCAGacctgaggctggaggaggtcCTGAAGGCTGTGGCAGAGGCTAGGGGCCCAGTCTGCTTGCTGGCTGGTGGTGAGCCCACAGTGCAGCTGCAGGGCTCAGGCAAGGGTGGCCGGAACCAGGAATTGGCCCTGCGTGTTGGAGTAGAGCTGGAAAGATGGCCTCTGGGGCCTATTGATGTGTTATTTTTGAGTGGTGGCACCGATGGGCAGGATGGGCCCACAGAAGCTGCTGGGGCCTGGGTCGTGCCTGAGCTTCCCATCCAGGCTGCTGCCGAAGGCTTGGATGTGGCCACCTTCCTAGCCCACAATGACTCATACACTTTCTTCTGCCGCCTTCAGGGTGGAGCACACCTGCTCTACACAGGGCTGACAGGTACCAATGTCATGGATACCCACCTCCTGTTTCTGCGACCTCAGTGA